The nucleotide sequence ctctctctctctctctctctctctctctctctttctctgtctctctttctctgtctctctctctctttctctttctctgtctctctctctctctctctctctctctctctctctctctctctctctctctctctgtgtgtgtgtgtgtctctgatctctctctctctctctctctctctctctctctctctctgtgtgcctgtctctctctctctctgtctgtgtctctctctctctctctgtctctgtgtctctctctgtctttctctgtgtctctcactgtctctctctttcgctctctctctctctctctctctctctctctctctctctctctctctctctctctctctctctctctctctctctctctctctctctctctttctctgtctctctctctctctctctctctctctctctctgtgtgtgtgtgtctctctctctctctctctctctctctctctctctctctctctctctctctctctctctctctctctctctctctctgtgtgtgtgcctgtctctctctctctgtctctgtgtctctctctctctctgtctctgtgtctctctctgtctttctctgtctctctcactctgtctctctttcgctctctctgtgtctgtctctctctctctctctctctctctctctctctctctctctctctctctctctctctctctctctctctctctctctctctctctctctttctctgtctctctctctctctctctctctctctctctctctctctctctctctctctctctctctctctgtgtgtgtgtgtgtctctctctctctctctctctctctctctctctctctctctctctctctctctctctctctgtgtgtgtgtctctgatctctctctctctctctctctctctctctctctctctctctctctctctctctctctctctctctctctctgtgtgtgcctgtctctctctctctctgtctctgtgtctctctctctctctgtctctgtgtctctctctgtctttctctgtgtctctcactctgtctctctctttcgctctgtgtctgtctctctctctctctctctctctctctctctctctctctctctctctctctctctctctctctctctgtctctctgtctctctgtctctctctgtctctctgtctctctctgttctctctgtctgtctctctctctctgtctgtctctctctctctctgtctctgtccctctctctctctctctctctctctgtccctctctctctctctctctctctctctctctctctctctctctctctctgtctgtctctctgtctctgtctctgtctctgtctctctctctgtctctgtctctgtctctctctctgtctctgtctatgtctgtctctctgtctctgtctatgtctgtctctctgtctctgtctctctgtctctgtctctgtctgtctgtctctgtctctctctctctctctctctctctctctctctctctctctctctctctctctctctctctctctctctgtctctctctctctctctctctctctctgtgtgtgtgtgtgtgtctctgatctctctctctctctctctctctctctctctctctctctctctctctctctctctctgtctctctgtctctgtctgtctctgtctctctctctctctctctctctctctctctctctctctctctctctctctctctctctctctctctctctctctctctctctctctctctctctctctctctctctctctctcgctctcgctctcgctctcgctctcgctctcgctctcgctctcgctctctctcgctctctctctttctcgctctctctctttctcgctctctctttctcgctctctctctctctctctctctctctctctctctctctctgtctctgtctctctctctctatctctctctgtctctctctctctctctctctctctctctctctctctctctctctctctctctctctctctctctgtctctctctgttctctctgtctgactctctctctctctctctctctctctctctctctctctctctctctctctctctctctctgtctctgtctctctctctctctcagactgtctgtctctgtctgtctctgtctgtctctttttttttttttttttaaacaaatatttacagaaaggcttaaaattccacgttgagtatggaattatttaagaagcctatgatagtattattaacaggaataacactatacatatttaacataaagatgataatgctaatacaataatacaataaaataataaaaatttaaagcaccagtggggacaggtgcgtgctacgccagctgtgggctgccagcttcacctggtgcgtggacatgtcctgcacttggggcgtggccgccgtgaacatgttccacagccgcgaagtcctggctgtgtaggtacgctggtgttggctagagcgagatcgaggcaccttcactagctcgtcgctactggccgcagctctggtgcacctctgcactgtgtgtggcagcaacctcagggagtcaaggtgagggaccctctgcacctgagttttgtggcacaccactagcgccgacacgtcccggcgatgctccagtgacgttactggtggttggtgctgttggtcctcatgggtggccaccagacgcagagctcgccgctgcacagcatccagtctctgcatgtgggtgggggcactcgacatccaggacagggcaccgtactccatacatgggcgtatctgtgccctgtatagcgtgaggatgccccgtgggtcgagggtgttcgccatcctgcgcagggcagagactcggagagaggtctggcgggcgacgacaccgatgtggtgatcgaagcgtaggccgcggtccacagacacgcccaggatcttgatataatcctgaagtggcaggctcttgcctccaaaacgcagctgtcctgagactgcgtgtgaggcacctggggaccgcgagatgaccatcgcctgcgtcttctcaggagcgaagtttacctgccacatctttccccactgctccaccagtccgagctgcctgttcagctcagtgacggcacgctgactgtcgaggcggcagtaggagcgggagagtgtgcagtcgtcggcgtatgctgccacagatgacagctgccggaggaggtcgtcgatgtatatgttccataggactgggcccaagacggagccttgtggaactgaggccccggacaggtgaaggccttgatgactgcccgttgactactacctgaagggtcctaccctggaggtaatcttcgagcagcattagcaggtcaccttggacacccttggcgcgaagcttttcaatgagccccgcgtgccagaccctgtcaaaagccccagcaatgtccagggccaccacaagggtgtccaggccttcttccagggcgtcttgccagtccttggagatgatgaggaggaggtctgcggtggatctgccaggcctgaagccaaactgcctgtctgagaggagatggttctcgctcaggtgttggtagatggcagcagccactattttctccagcaacttgcccatcactgagagcagggagatgggtctgtagttgttgggctcagaccttgagttttttttatggaccggtaccacacgcgcttccttccatactgagggccacttcttctccctcaggcaagatgtgaagacggtggtgagaggagctgacagctctctagcgcagtgcttgaggagccgtgggctgacgtcatccgggcctgtggctttacccacatccaccgcaccaagtagccgctcaacctgctctgccgtcaccaagacagtggtgacagtgcagtcagtttccggggccagctgtggtacaggtcgtgccgagtcgtcaaccttcatcttgttggcgaaaagctcggcgaggagtgtggccttgtctgcactgctcgtggcggtggatccgtcaggtctggtgagtggaggaagagtctcgcggtgacatgctccttgctgctccttcaccagattccaccaggtcttgttgccaacacctgggccactgagctttcgccttctgtcctcccttagctgattcctcGCCCATCTGCAGATAGACGTCATCCTCTTACACGCCTCCCGGTGTAGCGTCTTGTTCCTGCGTGACGGGTGtcgcttgtacctcacccaggcagcatgcttggcctcggcagatgctctgcagcgaaaaccaaaccaggcgggatcaccaggcctggagagatatactcggcagggcacatgctgctgttggagggcaaggagcctggtggtgagggtgcgtgccttggtctcagcatctcccattaggagggactcccagtccgtgttctccatgtcctgcttcatggatggccagtccgccctgttccaaagccagacggtacgcgggatagcgtcttccctcgccgtttgcagctcgacctgagacagcacagcaaagtggtctgagctgcccactggtcctagctgctggcagctgatgctggcttcgggtaggtctgtcaccacaggatccagcagccctccccgctcgtgtgtagggaaggtgacatggttggttagggcctgaacagtcaggagattactaaaggcatcctgctccatgtggaagttcaggtcccccactatcatcacatgggaacacttgtgacgcTGGAGCAGAGTGTCGAGTTCCTCCGTCAGGAAGTCTAGCGGGGCTCGTCCTTGTCTCGGGGGgcggtacatgacacagaggagaagcCCACAGTTATCTGcaagtctctctgtctgtctctctgtctgtctctgtctctctgtctgtctctgtctgtctctctctctctctctctctctctctctctctctctctctctctctctctctctctctctctctctctctctctctctctctctctctctgtctttctctgtctctctgtctctctctctgtctttctctgtctctctctctctctctctctctctctctctctctctctctctctgtctgtctttctctgtctctctgtctctctctctctccctctctctctctctctctctctctctctctctctctctctctctctctctctctctctctctctctctctctctctctctctctctctctctctctctctctctctctctctctctctctctctctctctctctctctctctcatctctgtctctctctatctctgtctctctctctctctcatctctgtctctctctctctctctctctctctctctctctctctctctctctctctctctctctctctctctctctctctctctctctctctctctctctctctctctctctcttagtgaatacaataggtaaagttttcagtgcagtgttgaatgagaggcTGTGTAAGTGGATTGAGacagctggagtgctgggtgaagaacagaatggttttcgtagggacaggagagctgaggacaatatgtttgtggtgaatgaaatgattgagaagaaaaagaaggatgggggtaaattgtacctaggttttttagatatagagaaagcttatgatagagtgaacagagaaatgtttggtagagtcttagaaaagattggattgagtgcaaagatagttaacatagtgcaaagtatgtatgtggacacaagagctagatacaggctaggagacatagagacagactgggtgaagagtgagagaggagttaggcagggctgtatattgtcaccaatcctttttagcctgtatacagaggagctagcatccagtgagaagaatgaatgtaggggtaaatgtggggaatgataaagtatgtgtgctcctttatgcagatgatgtagttgttatgagtgaatcggcagatgagcttcaaagtttgttggatgtagtggatggctatggtaaagactttggagtaaggtttggcagtgagaaaagcaaagtaatgattgtgaataggtcagaggatgaaagtaatgtggtatggagactaggagagaatgagttgagacgtgcaagaatacaagtacttagggatgtggatgagtcctagtgggtgtgcaaaggcaaagaatgaaaagataagtatggtaaatcggtgggtaggtcgattgggaagcgcggcaaggatgagagcaagtaagtatgatgtgttgagagaagtgtggaagagtgtggctgagccatgtataatgtatggtatggatgtgattgcatggaatgaaagtgaaattgataagttagaagtgggccagaatagagtagcaaggatgccactgagtgcaccgaggtgcacagcagttgaagccttgagaggtgacatgggatggagcaccttcagagaaagactcacaaaagtcacacttaggtacaagattaggcttgagagaatggatgatgcaagaatagcaaggaaggtgtacctgtggaatgaaagtggaagcaaatggaggaagagatgcatgagaatgacagacaggaatggattgcaagttgtgtgggcgataagaatggctggtaggaatcaaaatgaacgtgaatgggtggtaacaagaggaggcagagtgggagccgaatgggatgtgagaaaatggaagaatgagatagacaaagaagtgaaatgtgtgggactgaatgaatggaagaatgaaatggaaagaaagaagaccctggaatggtacaaggagaaagaggccccgagatatgaaaggtggtatgatggaagcctgggcgatgatcttctcttccgagcgagggcacaatgtatggatgtgaatgcaaggagttacaggtggtctgagtcccgcagcaaagtgtgccagatgtgtgacatgggagaggatgagacggtggaacatgtggtgctggagtgtgtgaagtatgccagagacaggaatgagatgatgcaagtgatactgactgagttagggcatgataggaatgaaagagtggagaagacaggaaaggaatggatggtgttgttgctgggactgtgtagagaggcgaatgaaaggatgattgaggcggtgaaagagtttctggagagaatgtggcgtgccaggtgtatgaacaattaggatagaggatgctgttcgtttctctttttttttcccctttctacaggagatgccgatccaaaggcctggctcaggagtgatcctgtgccacctgtagccgtgaatggtacaagttcatgagaggtgagaatatgtcaggcagtgttggtgtggagagtctaaaagtggagggtgtagttataacagagaaggatggaatcagggaggcaatcaaagggttctgggaagaagtaggtggggtaggtgagatgtttagtgtgagagaagaatgtgtaacactggaaaggaagaatgcagatgaactggatgaaagaatcagtagggatgaagtggagaggtgtgtgagaaggcagaagaatggcaaggcagcaggtccagatgatataccctatgagttctacaagaatggtggggaggtagtgatagacagaatgactgagttattcaaccgagtgtgggatgaagagagagtgccaagaaagtggaatgagagccgagtgtgtctgttgcataagggaggatttaagagtaag is from Scylla paramamosain isolate STU-SP2022 chromosome 9, ASM3559412v1, whole genome shotgun sequence and encodes:
- the LOC135103745 gene encoding uncharacterized protein LOC135103745; this encodes MWMSPSGCAKAKNEKISMVNRWVGRLGSAARMRASKYDVLREVWKSVAEPCIMYGMDVIAWNESEIDKLEVGQNRVARMPLSAPRCTAVEALRGDMGWSTFRERLTKVTLRYKIRLERMDDARIARKVYLWNESGSKWRKRCMRMTDRNGLQVVWAIRMAGRNQNEREWVVTRGGRVGAEWDVRKWKNEIDKEVKCVGLNEWKNEMERKKTLEWYKEKEAPRYERWYDGSLGDDLLFRARAQCMDVNARSYRWSESRSKVCQMCDMGEDETVEHVVLECVKYARDRNEMMQVILTELGHDRNERVEKTGKEWMVLLLGLCREANERMIEAVKEFLERMWRARCMNN